Proteins encoded by one window of bacterium:
- the ftsW gene encoding putative lipid II flippase FtsW, with protein sequence MSSQQLSILDVITERPERSREQRLAPPFFSDVPLVIVTLLLMAFGLLMLYSTSGVLAQEKFGDEYYYLRRQGIAALIGCVGVVAISRLKLSLIRRLSPLLLPASIILLLLPLVPAIGVKAGGAVRWVNLLGLRFQPGEVVKLGFVVFMAGYFARREARLHIFSQGILKPLLLVGVIAFLYLLQPDFGSTALTLLITFAMALCAGVRFRHLAISGAFCGLALLTLVLTSPYRVRRLLSFLEPMADASGKGYQLIQSLIAVGSGQLSGVGLGASQQKLFFLPAAHTDFIFAVVAEELGFIGSTCVLLLFGLFLWRGLKISLRLTHDTFAFTLGIGVTLFIVAPALLNMGVVLGLLPTKGLALPFLSYGGTSTVVSLLGVGILLVLARRPSNAVRSGK encoded by the coding sequence ATGTCTTCACAGCAGTTATCAATCCTCGATGTAATAACCGAGCGTCCTGAACGTTCTCGGGAACAACGCCTTGCACCACCGTTCTTTTCCGATGTGCCGCTCGTCATCGTCACGCTCTTACTGATGGCATTTGGTCTCCTCATGCTGTATTCAACGTCTGGAGTGCTTGCTCAGGAGAAGTTTGGAGACGAATATTACTATCTGCGGCGACAGGGGATTGCGGCACTTATCGGTTGTGTTGGAGTTGTAGCAATTTCGCGTCTGAAGTTGTCCCTCATTCGACGACTCTCTCCCTTATTGCTTCCTGCATCCATCATTCTCTTGCTGTTGCCATTGGTCCCCGCTATTGGTGTTAAGGCTGGAGGAGCTGTGCGCTGGGTCAATCTGCTCGGACTGCGGTTTCAGCCGGGGGAGGTGGTGAAGTTAGGATTTGTTGTATTCATGGCGGGGTACTTTGCTCGCAGAGAAGCCCGATTACATATATTTTCACAGGGTATTCTTAAGCCACTTCTGCTCGTGGGTGTTATTGCATTTCTTTATCTACTGCAACCAGATTTTGGGAGTACTGCGCTTACTCTCTTAATTACATTTGCCATGGCGTTGTGTGCGGGAGTCCGCTTCCGCCATCTTGCTATCTCAGGAGCATTTTGTGGCCTCGCATTATTAACTTTGGTACTTACCAGCCCTTATCGGGTTCGACGATTGCTTTCCTTCCTTGAGCCGATGGCAGATGCATCTGGAAAGGGCTACCAGCTGATCCAATCCCTAATAGCGGTCGGAAGTGGTCAACTTTCGGGGGTAGGTCTTGGTGCGAGTCAACAGAAGTTGTTTTTTCTTCCAGCTGCTCACACTGATTTTATCTTTGCAGTGGTTGCCGAGGAACTTGGGTTTATCGGTAGCACTTGTGTCCTTCTCCTGTTTGGCCTCTTTCTGTGGCGGGGGCTAAAGATCTCACTTCGACTTACGCATGATACGTTTGCCTTTACACTCGGAATAGGGGTAACCCTTTTCATTGTTGCTCCAGCCTTGCTGAACATGGGGGTTGTACTTGGTTTATTACCCACCAAGGGCTTAGCCTTGCCTTTTCTCAGTTATGGTGGAACAAGTACGGTTGTGAGTCTATTGGGAGTTGGAATCCTCTTAGTGCTCGCTCGGAGGCCTAGCAATGCTGTCAGAAGCGGAAAGTGA
- a CDS encoding phospho-N-acetylmuramoyl-pentapeptide-transferase: protein MFYHVLHSLFEINIFRYLTFRAALAFIFTFTFVLIFQPIFISRLRQIGIKGQPIRQEGPKDHFSKQGTPTMGGLVVIVGMMLSALLFNDLTNKFVWMVLVVMLAYAGLGFLDDWKKVTQQDSGGISGRMKLAWQFGVALTLGTILYVTDFPSGLTVPFFKDLFFDLGIWFIPFVMLVVVGCSNAVNLTDGLDGLAIGPIMTVATAYAAFAYITGHAEFSSYLGIMGVPGVGELAIILASVIAGGLGFLWYNTFPAQVFMGDIGALSLGGVLGTIAVLVKQEMLLVISGGIFVIEALSVILQVYSFKLTGKRVFRMAPIHHHFELKGWAEPKIIVRFWIISIVLAIISLSTLKLR, encoded by the coding sequence ATGTTCTATCATGTTTTACACTCGCTTTTTGAGATCAACATCTTTCGCTATCTGACATTTCGCGCTGCGCTAGCGTTTATTTTTACATTTACGTTTGTTCTCATTTTTCAGCCGATATTTATTTCACGTCTACGACAAATAGGAATCAAAGGTCAGCCGATTCGTCAGGAAGGGCCAAAAGACCATTTCAGTAAACAGGGAACTCCTACTATGGGAGGGCTCGTGGTCATAGTGGGGATGATGCTTTCTGCCCTTTTATTTAATGATCTTACCAATAAGTTTGTTTGGATGGTGCTGGTGGTGATGCTCGCTTATGCGGGTCTTGGGTTTCTTGACGACTGGAAAAAGGTTACACAGCAGGACTCTGGTGGCATTAGTGGTAGAATGAAGTTGGCGTGGCAGTTTGGTGTTGCTCTAACGCTTGGAACTATCCTCTACGTAACCGACTTTCCCTCAGGACTTACGGTTCCGTTCTTTAAAGATTTATTTTTTGATCTCGGTATCTGGTTTATACCCTTTGTGATGCTTGTGGTGGTTGGTTGCTCTAATGCAGTGAATTTGACGGATGGGTTAGACGGATTAGCCATCGGCCCCATTATGACGGTAGCTACGGCCTATGCAGCATTTGCATACATTACTGGACACGCGGAGTTCTCAAGTTATCTTGGGATTATGGGCGTTCCGGGAGTAGGCGAGCTTGCTATTATTCTCGCTTCTGTCATTGCAGGTGGGCTTGGATTTCTGTGGTATAACACCTTCCCAGCCCAAGTGTTTATGGGAGACATCGGTGCTCTGAGTTTAGGTGGCGTGCTTGGAACCATTGCGGTCTTGGTAAAGCAAGAGATGTTACTGGTTATCTCAGGTGGAATTTTTGTGATTGAGGCACTTTCAGTAATCCTTCAAGTGTATTCTTTTAAGCTTACTGGAAAACGCGTTTTTCGAATGGCGCCGATACATCATCACTTTGAGCTCAAAGGTTGGGCAGAGCCAAAAATCATTGTACGCTTTTGGATTATCTCAATCGTGCTCGCTATTATTTCGCTTTCAACACTAAAGCTGCGGTAA
- a CDS encoding BON domain-containing protein translates to MPMSRSIQKQSVLYSLICLPFLFSAGCVAKQAKDIEGALVESRMRPPFDIKIAQRKSGIYLDGYVSRPSDKQEAIAIAQHHAGRRNVFPHIHIHSEEGKARYSPHASLQSLKESISTIAQSYEGKGLEVTDISIAQDTISVSGDANNFMVVDEFLSRVRNVTEDSQVESLITVNGKEYMSLWGKYSASVSAARE, encoded by the coding sequence ATGCCGATGTCACGAAGTATTCAAAAACAAAGCGTTCTTTATTCCTTGATATGCTTGCCGTTTTTATTTTCAGCGGGATGCGTTGCAAAGCAAGCAAAAGATATTGAGGGAGCGCTCGTTGAATCACGAATGAGGCCTCCTTTTGATATAAAAATAGCGCAAAGAAAATCTGGAATTTATCTCGATGGTTATGTTTCACGTCCGAGTGACAAACAAGAGGCTATTGCTATCGCCCAACACCATGCGGGAAGGAGAAACGTTTTTCCGCATATCCATATTCATTCTGAAGAAGGGAAAGCAAGATACTCGCCGCATGCATCTCTTCAGTCTCTCAAAGAATCGATTTCCACAATAGCGCAGTCATATGAAGGAAAGGGTTTAGAAGTAACGGACATTTCAATTGCCCAGGATACAATTTCAGTATCAGGTGATGCGAACAATTTTATGGTGGTCGATGAATTCCTCTCTCGAGTAAGGAATGTAACTGAGGACAGTCAAGTGGAATCATTGATTACGGTGAATGGAAAAGAATATATGTCGCTATGGGGCAAATATAGCGCGAGTGTAAGTGCAGCACGTGAGTAG
- the trkA gene encoding Trk system potassium transporter TrkA, translating into MKFIVLGAGDVGTTLATQLVQEQHDVVLIEKSETKLEAATSNLDVQALHGNGCLPEVLIKAGINTADYFIAVANQDEINVTASITAKLVNPDTKRIARMREVSFLHEDIVQSHLSEIFDLTINPIQAAADYLLRLFRVAGARDVVDFADGKLQLIGLDIKATSPFIGKKLRGLTEIREKLHLVIIAIVRDGELLVPRGNDELLEDDMIYCITPPEQVHSLFEMAGHNFTPPRSAMIWGGGSLGKALTHALEEEDIQVKLIVSQEQSTHELLDEFKNTLILVGDGKDKALLLEENIQDIDSFIAVSNDEEDNILSALLAKKLGARSVMALVNKASYLPLVHAIGVDVVVSSRAAAANAIFAHIHKEDALIADPSLRHLGAGFLEIVIEEGMPIAQKTISEVRFPSGVLCAAMIREEEIIMPSGDALLAVEDTLILFITKGAHVKLEKLFGKKVEMIS; encoded by the coding sequence ATGAAGTTTATTGTGCTTGGAGCGGGAGACGTTGGGACTACCCTTGCAACTCAACTCGTGCAAGAACAACACGACGTTGTCCTGATAGAGAAAAGCGAAACAAAACTTGAAGCGGCTACCTCAAACTTAGACGTCCAAGCGTTACACGGGAACGGCTGCCTCCCCGAAGTCTTAATAAAGGCAGGTATAAATACCGCTGATTATTTTATCGCAGTAGCGAATCAGGACGAGATTAATGTAACCGCATCCATAACGGCAAAACTCGTTAATCCCGATACAAAGCGAATAGCTCGGATGAGAGAAGTTTCGTTCCTGCACGAAGATATCGTGCAGAGTCATCTTTCAGAAATCTTTGACCTCACGATTAATCCGATTCAAGCTGCTGCAGATTATCTCCTGCGCCTCTTTCGAGTGGCTGGTGCTCGTGACGTCGTTGACTTTGCTGACGGAAAGCTCCAGCTCATCGGGTTAGATATCAAAGCAACTTCCCCTTTTATCGGCAAAAAGCTGCGAGGGCTGACTGAGATAAGAGAGAAGCTTCACCTCGTTATTATCGCCATCGTACGAGATGGAGAACTGCTTGTCCCCCGAGGTAATGATGAGCTCCTAGAAGACGATATGATTTATTGCATTACCCCGCCAGAACAAGTTCACTCTCTCTTTGAAATGGCAGGACATAATTTCACTCCACCGCGCAGTGCCATGATCTGGGGTGGCGGCTCGCTTGGAAAAGCTCTAACTCATGCCCTTGAAGAAGAAGACATTCAGGTAAAGCTTATTGTATCCCAGGAACAGTCAACACATGAACTCCTTGACGAGTTCAAAAACACTCTGATCCTCGTGGGCGATGGGAAAGATAAGGCCCTTCTCTTAGAGGAAAACATTCAAGACATTGATTCTTTTATTGCAGTCTCAAATGATGAAGAGGACAACATCCTTAGTGCGTTGCTTGCCAAAAAGCTTGGGGCTCGTTCAGTAATGGCTCTGGTAAATAAGGCTTCCTACCTTCCCCTCGTTCACGCTATCGGAGTAGACGTTGTGGTAAGCTCAAGAGCTGCCGCTGCAAATGCAATCTTTGCTCACATCCATAAGGAAGACGCACTTATTGCAGACCCATCACTTCGTCATCTAGGAGCAGGCTTCCTAGAAATTGTCATCGAGGAAGGAATGCCAATTGCTCAAAAAACAATCTCTGAAGTGAGGTTTCCATCAGGTGTGCTCTGCGCTGCTATGATTCGAGAAGAAGAGATTATCATGCCATCAGGAGATGCTCTTCTCGCAGTCGAAGACACACTTATCCTCTTTATCACCAAAGGCGCTCATGTAAAACTAGAGAAGCTGTTTGGTAAAAAAGTGGAGATGATTTCCTAA
- a CDS encoding TrkH family potassium uptake protein — MDLRITIKLLGGLLSLLSLFLVIPGAYGMLIGEIAGKHLILSAVGCSLLGALAYFSQKSYRAELNNRTGIALVSLAWFGTAIVGAIPFYLSDPAIHFLDALFESTSGFTGTGASILTDLDAVPRSILLWRSMTQWIGGMGIVLFFIAILPIFGLGGVQLFRAETPGPSKDKITPRVRDTAKMLWGLYLGLTLILACLLYFAGMSFFDAINHAMTTTSTGGFSTQSTGIAFFNSPLIEDILIVFMLLCSISFSLHFRLLLSGSLSALFSTEAKWYLAIIALAVTLLTLGLWSSSGALVESFRHAAFTVVCTASSTGFTNINYEHWSAGLQFLLILLMIMGGMSGSTSGGLKCIRIVTAIKQLSKELKRVVHPRALYAIKINDHTVSNDVINAIWGFIFLYITVLIALSSILSFQGLDLISATTASISALSNIGPALGELGPYDNYAALPLISKSAFIGGMLVGRLEFYTIIVLFTFEFWRK; from the coding sequence ATGGATCTTCGAATTACTATCAAGCTCCTCGGCGGCCTTTTGTCTCTCCTCTCATTATTCTTGGTTATCCCTGGTGCGTATGGAATGCTCATCGGTGAAATTGCAGGCAAGCATTTGATTCTCAGTGCTGTTGGATGTTCACTCCTCGGTGCTCTCGCTTACTTTAGCCAAAAGAGTTATCGGGCAGAGCTCAATAATCGGACCGGAATAGCTCTCGTAAGCCTTGCCTGGTTCGGAACAGCGATAGTAGGCGCCATCCCATTCTATCTCTCCGATCCAGCCATCCATTTTCTTGATGCGCTCTTTGAGTCGACCTCTGGATTCACTGGCACTGGAGCCTCAATCTTGACTGATCTCGATGCGGTGCCGAGAAGTATCCTGCTCTGGCGCTCGATGACACAGTGGATTGGTGGCATGGGTATTGTCCTGTTCTTTATTGCTATCCTCCCTATTTTTGGACTAGGAGGGGTGCAACTGTTTCGAGCAGAGACCCCAGGGCCAAGTAAAGACAAAATTACTCCACGGGTGCGGGATACCGCGAAAATGCTCTGGGGACTCTACCTCGGCTTAACTCTTATTCTTGCATGTCTTCTCTACTTTGCGGGAATGAGCTTCTTCGATGCTATTAACCATGCAATGACGACTACTTCCACGGGAGGATTCTCTACACAATCAACAGGAATTGCCTTCTTTAATAGTCCACTTATTGAAGACATCTTAATTGTCTTTATGCTGCTATGCTCAATAAGCTTCTCTCTACACTTTCGCCTCCTACTCTCAGGGTCATTATCTGCACTCTTCTCGACAGAGGCAAAATGGTACTTAGCAATTATTGCTCTTGCAGTAACTCTCTTGACCCTCGGCTTATGGAGTAGTAGCGGGGCGTTAGTGGAGAGCTTCCGCCATGCTGCTTTCACGGTAGTCTGCACCGCTTCCTCTACTGGCTTTACCAATATCAACTATGAACATTGGTCAGCAGGACTTCAGTTTCTCCTGATTCTTTTGATGATTATGGGAGGCATGTCAGGCTCAACCTCAGGAGGACTAAAATGCATACGGATTGTCACAGCGATCAAACAACTCTCAAAAGAACTGAAAAGAGTGGTTCATCCTCGTGCACTCTATGCGATCAAAATCAATGACCATACGGTTTCGAATGATGTGATCAATGCCATCTGGGGATTTATCTTCCTCTACATTACCGTTCTTATCGCTCTTAGCTCAATTTTATCTTTTCAAGGTCTCGATCTCATATCAGCCACTACGGCCTCAATCTCTGCTCTCTCAAATATTGGCCCCGCCCTAGGTGAACTTGGGCCATATGATAACTATGCGGCTCTGCCACTGATATCGAAAAGCGCATTCATTGGTGGAATGCTTGTTGGAAGACTCGAGTTTTACACTATTATCGTGCTGTTCACCTTTGAATTCTGGAGAAAATAG
- the murG gene encoding undecaprenyldiphospho-muramoylpentapeptide beta-N-acetylglucosaminyltransferase: MLSEAESETVESRARRVLIAASGSGGHLMPARYLADVLARRGYEVHFVGSGRRLEEDIFRASPYATHSISLSGLNNLGLKGWIRFLLKFPGALFNTLRLFSKVRPTVVVGVGGYASVLPILVASLKGVPSWIHEAELSAGNANRFLSRFATKVSVAFAETRDLPEQKIVFTGHPIRHDVLEVAREERVPKEIKNLLVIGGSQGAKAIDDVFFEIAPQLRERSLELFHQCRPEHLDRLKHRYREVGLEARVESFIHELGEAYRWADVIVCRAGAGTVMEVATVNRPAIFVPFPFAQGQHQHRNAETLSSQGKAYVVEEGDAFQERLLEQITRLLDPEEYQQMVERKGPERPLNAAERIADGIESLVEA, translated from the coding sequence ATGCTGTCAGAAGCGGAAAGTGAAACTGTTGAATCAAGGGCGCGACGGGTTCTTATTGCTGCCAGCGGTTCTGGCGGACACCTGATGCCTGCTCGATACCTTGCCGACGTATTAGCCAGAAGAGGATATGAAGTTCATTTTGTAGGAAGTGGGCGTCGTCTTGAGGAGGATATCTTTCGTGCGTCACCGTATGCTACTCACTCTATATCGCTATCTGGATTGAACAATCTCGGCCTAAAGGGCTGGATTCGATTTCTGCTCAAATTTCCCGGAGCGTTATTCAATACCTTGCGCCTTTTTTCAAAAGTGCGTCCTACCGTGGTAGTCGGGGTGGGAGGATACGCTTCAGTCTTGCCGATTCTTGTTGCTTCTTTGAAGGGGGTTCCCTCTTGGATTCATGAAGCGGAGCTGTCAGCAGGTAATGCGAATCGATTTCTTTCTCGATTTGCAACTAAGGTTTCGGTGGCCTTTGCAGAGACGAGAGATCTTCCAGAGCAAAAAATTGTTTTTACCGGACATCCAATTCGGCATGATGTCTTGGAGGTTGCGAGGGAGGAGAGAGTCCCGAAAGAGATTAAGAATCTTCTCGTCATTGGAGGTTCTCAAGGAGCAAAAGCAATAGATGATGTTTTCTTTGAGATTGCGCCGCAACTCAGGGAAAGAAGTCTTGAGCTTTTTCATCAGTGCCGCCCTGAACACTTGGATCGACTTAAGCATCGCTATAGAGAAGTTGGACTTGAAGCAAGAGTAGAGAGTTTTATTCATGAGCTAGGAGAGGCCTATCGTTGGGCGGACGTGATCGTGTGTCGTGCTGGAGCCGGGACAGTAATGGAAGTAGCGACCGTAAATCGACCAGCGATATTTGTACCATTCCCATTCGCTCAGGGGCAGCATCAGCACAGAAATGCGGAGACTCTCTCCTCCCAGGGAAAGGCGTATGTTGTCGAGGAAGGTGATGCATTCCAAGAACGGCTGCTTGAGCAGATAACGAGACTGCTGGATCCTGAGGAGTATCAGCAAATGGTTGAGCGAAAAGGTCCTGAGAGACCATTAAATGCCGCGGAACGGATTGCAGATGGCATTGAGTCGTTAGTCGAAGCGTAA